GCGCGCCGCCCATGGCCGCGGGCTCATTGTTCACGTCTATACCGTCAATGAACCACACGATCTCGCTCGCCTATGCGCCATGGGCGTTGACGGCCTGTTCACCGATTATCCAGACCGCCCTGGCCGCATTGCCGCCTGCCGTCGTCTGCCCCGCCATTGACCGGCCTTCAGGGAGCCAGGGGGAGCTTATTGTTTACATAATGTTATTATGGTTAATAAAAACGAAAATCGTTCCCATTTGACCCGATTCGGTGTATCATTTGAGAAAAAGGAGGCCAGATCATGTGGACGATCATCGATTACGAAAACGGCCCATTTACCGTGACGACGGACCGCCGCCGCGTCCAGCTTGAGCGCGTGTTTGACTTCCTTGCCCGCTCGTATTGGGCGAATGAGCGCAGCCGCGAAACGATCCTCAAATCGCTTGACCATTCGCTCTGCTTTTCCCTTTTTCACGGCGACAGGCAAATTGGCATGGCGCGCGTCATCACCGACCGGGCGACGT
Above is a window of Geobacillus thermoleovorans DNA encoding:
- a CDS encoding GNAT family N-acetyltransferase produces the protein MWTIIDYENGPFTVTTDRRRVQLERVFDFLARSYWANERSRETILKSLDHSLCFSLFHGDRQIGMARVITDRATFAYLCDVFIDEAYRGQGLGKWLLSCVLAHPDVAAVRKVMLATKDAHGLYRQFGFAAPSEPERLMERIQEPRTE